A genomic window from Tolypothrix sp. PCC 7910 includes:
- a CDS encoding phosphoribosyltransferase, translating to MSTKFRTRLEAGQMLGKQLTGYAGCPNLLVLGLPRGGVPVAFEVAKVLGAPLDICLVRKLGVPGHKELAMGAITSGSIRVLNYDVVNSLGISNQTIEQVTADEFQELQRRDRVYRGDRPPVNVKNCTVIVVDDGIATGSTMRAAITILQRQQPKRLVVAVPVAPPDTCEQLKEIVDEVVCLKMPEQMCAVGLWYENFSQTTDEEVRYLLAKQSSPSNYSVSL from the coding sequence GGTTGCCCAAACTTGTTGGTTTTAGGCTTACCTCGTGGTGGTGTACCCGTGGCATTTGAAGTAGCAAAGGTACTAGGTGCGCCATTAGACATCTGCTTAGTGAGAAAGCTTGGAGTACCTGGCCACAAGGAATTGGCAATGGGCGCAATTACATCGGGAAGTATTCGGGTATTGAATTATGATGTTGTAAACTCTTTGGGCATTTCCAATCAGACGATTGAGCAAGTAACGGCTGATGAATTCCAAGAATTGCAGCGTCGCGATCGCGTTTATCGTGGCGATCGCCCTCCAGTTAATGTCAAAAATTGTACTGTAATTGTTGTTGATGACGGTATTGCTACAGGCTCAACCATGCGTGCTGCTATTACTATACTGCAACGCCAACAACCCAAGCGCCTTGTTGTAGCAGTTCCAGTTGCGCCACCAGACACTTGTGAACAATTGAAGGAGATAGTAGACGAAGTAGTGTGTTTAAAAATGCCAGAGCAAATGTGTGCAGTTGGTCTATGGTACGAGAACTTCTCGCAAACCACCGATGAAGAAGTGCGTTATCTACTTGCGAAGCAATCATCTCCTAGTAATTATTCTGTTTCACTTTAA